The Thermoanaerobacter uzonensis DSM 18761 sequence AAAGTTGATAAAATATTTATCAGCTTATAAATTTTCTATAATAAGTGTATTTATATTAGCAGCGCTCAGTGCTTCCTTCTCCATTGCGGGTCCTAAAATACTCAGTAAAGCCATAACCAAAATATTTGAAGGTGTAATGAATAAAATAACAGGGCAAGGCAGTGGCATAGACTTTGAATATGTAGGAAAGATAATTCTAATTCTCATAGGCTTATATGGTTTAAGTGCTTTATTTGGATACTTGCAAGGATGGATAATGTCTGGGGTTGCGATGAAAGTTACCTATAGGTTTAGAAAAGAAATTTCTGAAAAAATTAACCGCCTGCCTTTGAAATATTTTGAAAGTACAAATCAAGGGGAAATATTGTCTCGTATTACAAATGACGTGGATACAATTACTCAGACTCTCAATCAAAGCTTGACTCAGATAATTACTTCTGTGACGACAGTAGTTGGCGTTTTGATTATGATGTTTACCATAAACTGGCTTATGACTTTAGTAGCGCTTTTGATAATTCCTTTATCTTCTTTGGTAATTGCCTTTATTGTCAAACATTCACAAAGGTATTTTAGAGAGCAGCAGGATTATTTAGGGCATGTAAATGGTCATGTAGAGGAAATGTATGGAGGCCATAATATAGTAAAGGCTTTTAATGGAGAGAAAAAGAGCATTGAAAAGTTTGACGTATTAAATAACACTTTGTACGGAACAGCTTGGAAGTCACAGTTTTTAACAGGCATTATGATGCCACTTATGAATGTAATAGGAAACTTGGGTTATGTGGCGGTTACAGTTTTGGGCAGTTGGTTGGTCATAAAAAATGCAATAGAAGTAGGGGATATTCAGGCATTTATACAGTACATCCGATCTTTTACACAGCCTATTGCCCAGATTGCAAATATTTCCAATATACTGCAACAAACTGCTGCCTGTGCAGAAAGAGTATTTGAGTTTTTGGAGGAAGAAGAGGAAGTTTCAGATAATCCACAGCCTGTAAAAGTTGAAGATATAAAAGGCAATGTTGAATTTAGAAATGTTCGTTTTGGATATAGACCTGATAAAATGGTGATAAATAACTTTTCAGCTTCTATTAAGGCAGGACAAAAAGTTGCAATTGTTGGTCCTACTGGTGCTGGAAAAACCACTATAGTGAAACTTTTAATGCGCTTTTACGATGTGAATGAAGGAGCTATTTTGATTGACGGCCATGATATAAGAGATTTTACGAGGGAGGATTTGCGTTCACTTTTTGGCATGGTGCTTCAGGATACATGGCTTTACAATGGTACTATTATGGACAATATCAGATATGGTCGTCTTGATGCTACTGATGAGGAAGTTATAAAAGCTGCTAAGGCAGCTCATGTTGACAGTTTTGTAAGGACATTGCCAGGGGGCTATAACATGGTATTAAATGAAGAGACCACAAATATTTCTCAAGGGCAAAAACAGTTACTAACTATAGCAAGAGCTATTTTGAAAGATCCAAAAATTCTCATACTCGATGAGGCTACAAGCTCTGTAGATACCCTTACAGAAATACAAATACAAAAAGCGATGGATTATCTCATGAAAGGGCGCACAAGCTTTATAATCGCTCATAGGCTTTCTACAATACGGGATGCTGACTTGATACTTGTTATGAACCATGGAGATATTGTAGAGCAAGGTACCCATGAAGAACTTCTTAAAAAAGGCGGTTTTTATGCAAGCCTCTATAACAGCCAGTTTGAAAAAGAGGAAGAGATGGCAAGTTAATACCATTTGATGTGTGTGCAAAACATAAGCAACCTACAAAGCTTGACCATCCGCATTTGATAATTATTCTTGACACAGATTACAGAAAATGATAAATTAAAGGTGAAAACAAAATAGGTGGTTATGTCCGCTGGGGGAGCTTTAACGGCTGAGATGGCATTGATGCCAAACCCTTGGAACCTGATGAGGGTAATGCCTCCGTAGGGAATGCGGCTCAAAAATACCGCATTTCGCGGTATTTTTTTCAGCGAACATAGCCTCCTTGAAAAATGGAGGTGTTTTTGTTTATGTCCTACCTTTTAAGTGTTTTTTCTGATTTTGCCAAAATAAAGCCAGTGACGTTATCGGTTATATTGGCAATTTTATTGGCAGCTTTTCTCTTATATCTGATGCGAAGAAGTGTCAAATTTGACACAAAAATGCTTGTCTACGGAGCACTTTCAATCGCTATTTCTTTCGTGCTGTCTTATATAAGATTTTACCACTGGCCTCAAGGTGGTTCTATTACACCTGCCAGCATGTTGCCGCTTTTTATCTTTGCTTATTATTATGGACCAGGTCCTGGTGTGATTGTAGGAATGGCGTATGGACTTTTACAACTTATTCAAGATCCATTTATAGTCCAATGGGTGCAAGTACTTCTCGACTATCCGTTGGCCTTTGGTGCTTTAGGACTTGCTGGCTTTTTTAGAAAAAACCTGAGTTTGGGAATTTTAGTTGGTGGATTTGGACGATTTTTTTCTCACTTTTTATCCGGAGTATTCTTTTTTGCAAGCTATGCGCCAAAAGGAATGAGTCCCATAGTTTATTCACTTCTAGTTAACGGAAGTATAGTAGGTGTAGAAGTGGCAATATGTTTTGCAGTTTCATTAATTCCACAAGTTAGAAATGCTATCGAGGAAATTAAAAAGAAAGCAATTGCTTAAAGGGGTATTTCCCCTTTTTTATTTTTTTCAATGGATAGCTAAAATTAATGGTATAATATTTTGTAAGAAAAAATTTAACATAAAATTAACTTCCTTATAATGTTTTTTTAATGTTATCATAAGATAATTTAATCAAAGGTTATGTGAAAGCCCGTGGATAAATAGGAATATGCCATAAAAGAGTAGCAAAGGCTGTTGAAAAAGCTTTTGAAAAGTACGATAATATATAAAGAATATAAAATTTAAAATCAAGAGAATTGTTGTTTGAAGACCTTGATAAACTTAAGGCAATGAAAAAAAGAATAGAAAAATTTGTTTACAAAAATCCTGTTAATAAAGTGTGTGAATTTGTACTTAAATATTTCAATAAAAAGCATTCGTGAGGAATTGTAGGGAGGGAAATTTTGCAGATGCAAATAAAAAGAGTGCTTCTTGACAAAGACAAAAACATTTTTTTCTATATAAACGAAAGGATAAAATGTAATATATTGGACAAAATAATGCCCAAAATAACTCATATAGGCGGTCCTTTTTTTACAATATTTTCTTGTTTATTTTTAATTTTTTTTGGAAAAAACGATGTAAAAGCCTCGGCTTTAGAAGCTTTAACTGCGCTTACAAGCAGCCATTTGTTTGTTCAGCTCTTAAAAAGAAAATATACAAGACCAAGGCCTTATATGGTATTAACTAATACGAACACTTTTAAACATCTTTTAAAAGATTATTCTTTTCCTTCAGGTCATGCTACTGCCAGTTTTTCACTTGCTATGACTTTTTCGATGTTTTTTCCAAGCCTTGCAGTGTTCTTTATTTCGCTGGCAATGCTTGTAGGGATTTCAAGGATATACATTGGACTGCATTATCCTTCAGATGTATTAATGGGCTCAACGATAGGTATTACTTTTTCTTATCTAACCCATTTTATGGCTACAAAGTTGTTTTTGTAAAAAATTTTTCAAAATAGATTGACAGATTGTAAATAGAAGAATATAATGTAGAAGGACACAAGTTAATACAATCGTTAGGTGAGGCTCCTATACAGATATACGCTGCTGCCCGGAAACATCGAGAGATGCTAACGGGTCAACAAGTATTACCGAATTAAGGTTTTACTTAATGCAGCTGGAGGATGTTCCAAAGCTGTATAGTGCCAAAGCTCAACGAATTGAAATGTCTAAAAAACCTCTTTCATTCGTTGAGAGGTTTTTTAATTTGAGAAAAACGGAGGTGAGAAGAATGGACGGTGGAGGTAGTAGTAAAAACTATAAAGGTATATGTAATATGACATTGAAGAAGGATGGGCATAGTTTGAGGCCGTGTCCATTCTTCTCACACGTGGCCTTTCTATAAATTTTGTTCTTGGTATGATTGCCCATTTATCCCTTCTTTTGATGTCCTATTACATATGCCTCCAAAACAATTTTTAGACTAACTCCATTTAATTCCATCGTCTAAACGCGAAAGTTTTTCACAAAAAAACAAATACTGTAACTGTAAGGTTGCAAAAGACTCAGCATCCCTAGTCTATTATTGTGTTTTGGAGGTGTATGGTAATGATCAAAATTGCAAAGAAAAATGGTTTCACAGATACGATACTTGCTCAATTAATTGATTTTGCCAGAAAAGATGTTGATGAAATTTTGGCACAATTAGGTACAGATAGAGAAGGGCTGACTTCTGAGGAAGCAGAAGATAGGCTTGAAATGTATGGGTTAAATGAGGTAGCTCATGAAAAGTCGGCTCCTTGGTATATTCAATTGATTAAAGCTTTTATCAATCCCTTTATAGGTATATTAGTATTTTTAGCAATTGTGTCGTATATAACTGATGTACTTTTTACTGCACCTCAAGACAGAGATTGGAGCACTATAATTATTATTTCTATAATGGTAACGGTTAGTGGACTACTTCGTTTTGTTCAAGAGTATCGTTCTAATGCAGAGGCAGAAAAACTAAAAGCTCTTGTTCACACAACTGCTGCAGTTATTCGCAAAGATACAGGTGAAAGAGAAATTAAAATAGAAGAAATAGTGCCGGGTGACATGATACATTTGGCAGCAGGTGACATGGTACCTGCGGATGTTAGGGTTATTACTTCTAAAGACCTATTTATAAACCAAGCAACTTTGACGGGAGAATCCGAACCTGTGGAGAAATATCCAGATTTGAAAGAAGAAAAAAGAAAAGCTAAGGATTTAAACCTTTCAGATTTAGAAAATATATGCTTTATGGGTACCAATGTAGTAAGTGGGTCTGCAATTGCTGTAGTTCTTTCAACCGGTGACCGTACTTATTTTGGTTCAATGGCAAAATCCCTTGTAGGGCATAGGGCAATGACAAGTTTTGAAAAAGGTATTAACAATGTAAGCAAAGTACTTATCAAATTTATGGCAGTAATGTTTCCGATTGTGTTTGTGATAAATGGTCTTACAAAGGGTAATTGGTTGGATGCATTGCTTTTTGCCTTGGCTGTGGCTGTTGGACTTACTCCCGAAATGCTTCCAATGATAGTCACTACCAACCTTGCTAAAGGTGCTGTGACAATGGCAAAGCGCAAAACAATTGTTAAGAGATTAGATGCTATCCAAAATTTTGGAGCGATGGATGTGCTATGTACTGATAAGACTGGCACTTTGACATTAAACAAAATAGTCGTAGAAAAACATCTTGACATACATGGGAATGAAGATGACAGAGTTTTAAGGCATGCGTATTTAAATAGTTTCTATCAAACAGGTTTAAGAAACTTGATGGATGTAGCTATTTTAGAGTATGGAGCTGAAAAGGGTTTTAATGGCTTAGAAAAAATATATAAAAAAATTGATGAGATACCTTTTGATTTTGTAAGGCGGAGAATGTCTGTAGTTTTAGAAAGCGAAGGTGGGAAGAGACAGCTTGTAACGAAAGGTGCCGTTGAAGAGGTGCTTTCTATCTGTGAATACGCTGAATACAAAGGTGAAGTAGTTCCTTTAACAGATGAAATACGCCAGGAAGTAAAAGAAATGGTAAGGAAGTTAAATGAAGATGGA is a genomic window containing:
- a CDS encoding ABC transporter ATP-binding protein; the protein is MSENRRIDPKQIPRLRRPGMGGGPHGMVRGGEKARDFKGTMKKLIKYLSAYKFSIISVFILAALSASFSIAGPKILSKAITKIFEGVMNKITGQGSGIDFEYVGKIILILIGLYGLSALFGYLQGWIMSGVAMKVTYRFRKEISEKINRLPLKYFESTNQGEILSRITNDVDTITQTLNQSLTQIITSVTTVVGVLIMMFTINWLMTLVALLIIPLSSLVIAFIVKHSQRYFREQQDYLGHVNGHVEEMYGGHNIVKAFNGEKKSIEKFDVLNNTLYGTAWKSQFLTGIMMPLMNVIGNLGYVAVTVLGSWLVIKNAIEVGDIQAFIQYIRSFTQPIAQIANISNILQQTAACAERVFEFLEEEEEVSDNPQPVKVEDIKGNVEFRNVRFGYRPDKMVINNFSASIKAGQKVAIVGPTGAGKTTIVKLLMRFYDVNEGAILIDGHDIRDFTREDLRSLFGMVLQDTWLYNGTIMDNIRYGRLDATDEEVIKAAKAAHVDSFVRTLPGGYNMVLNEETTNISQGQKQLLTIARAILKDPKILILDEATSSVDTLTEIQIQKAMDYLMKGRTSFIIAHRLSTIRDADLILVMNHGDIVEQGTHEELLKKGGFYASLYNSQFEKEEEMAS
- the thiT gene encoding energy-coupled thiamine transporter ThiT, whose protein sequence is MSYLLSVFSDFAKIKPVTLSVILAILLAAFLLYLMRRSVKFDTKMLVYGALSIAISFVLSYIRFYHWPQGGSITPASMLPLFIFAYYYGPGPGVIVGMAYGLLQLIQDPFIVQWVQVLLDYPLAFGALGLAGFFRKNLSLGILVGGFGRFFSHFLSGVFFFASYAPKGMSPIVYSLLVNGSIVGVEVAICFAVSLIPQVRNAIEEIKKKAIA
- a CDS encoding phosphatase PAP2 family protein, which translates into the protein MQIKRVLLDKDKNIFFYINERIKCNILDKIMPKITHIGGPFFTIFSCLFLIFFGKNDVKASALEALTALTSSHLFVQLLKRKYTRPRPYMVLTNTNTFKHLLKDYSFPSGHATASFSLAMTFSMFFPSLAVFFISLAMLVGISRIYIGLHYPSDVLMGSTIGITFSYLTHFMATKLFL
- the mgtA gene encoding magnesium-translocating P-type ATPase codes for the protein MIKIAKKNGFTDTILAQLIDFARKDVDEILAQLGTDREGLTSEEAEDRLEMYGLNEVAHEKSAPWYIQLIKAFINPFIGILVFLAIVSYITDVLFTAPQDRDWSTIIIISIMVTVSGLLRFVQEYRSNAEAEKLKALVHTTAAVIRKDTGEREIKIEEIVPGDMIHLAAGDMVPADVRVITSKDLFINQATLTGESEPVEKYPDLKEEKRKAKDLNLSDLENICFMGTNVVSGSAIAVVLSTGDRTYFGSMAKSLVGHRAMTSFEKGINNVSKVLIKFMAVMFPIVFVINGLTKGNWLDALLFALAVAVGLTPEMLPMIVTTNLAKGAVTMAKRKTIVKRLDAIQNFGAMDVLCTDKTGTLTLNKIVVEKHLDIHGNEDDRVLRHAYLNSFYQTGLRNLMDVAILEYGAEKGFNGLEKIYKKIDEIPFDFVRRRMSVVLESEGGKRQLVTKGAVEEVLSICEYAEYKGEVVPLTDEIRQEVKEMVRKLNEDGMRVLAVAQKNDVPPEGVFGVADETKMVLMGYIGFLDPPKESAPYAIKALKEHGVDVKILTGDNEIVTKKICKEVGLSIENILLGNEIENMTDEELAEVAEKTTIFAKLSPMQKSRIIKALQSKGHIVGYMGDGINDAPALREADVGISVDSAVDIAKESADIILLEKSLTVLEEGVVEGRRIFGNIMKYIAITSSSNFGNVFSVLVASAFLPFLPMQPLQLLFLNLTYDLSMTSVPWDTMDKEYIQKPRKWDATNIGNFMVWFGPTSSIFDITTYALMFFVIGPIVIGGSYFLLPEASKLQFVSLFQTGWFVESLWTQTMVVHMLRTEKIPFIQSIASWPLLLFTSAAVTVGTIIPFTSFGKDIGMMPLPPIYFLFLMATLLAYLTLAQYVKTRFVKKFGSLL